In one window of Zingiber officinale cultivar Zhangliang chromosome 11A, Zo_v1.1, whole genome shotgun sequence DNA:
- the LOC122032033 gene encoding DNA polymerase I A, chloroplastic/mitochondrial-like isoform X4 → MHLARLFDSSRTTDGGYSLEALTSDPKIMSQGNSDDDVELISGKMSMKSIFGKKKLKKDGTEEKIITLPPVDVLQREERRSWIRYSALDAVNTLKLFNRLKEKLMHVPWFLKDSIQGTMYNFYEKCWRPFGVLLVKMESEGILVDKVHLSKIEKLAVGDKQIVADKFRRWASKYCEDAKYMNVGSNTQIRQLLFDDTSRRGRIEMNFELKPLSKLFKVLNTEKIFEEGKKAPLKYRTIHLHKICEETSPAIRFIGSIMHVVMGMSLKKG, encoded by the exons ATGCATCTTGCACGACTTTTTGATTCTTCTAGGACAACTGATGGGGGTTATTCACTTGAAGCACTTACAAGTGACCCAAAGATCATGTCTCAAGGAAACTCAGATGATGATGTTGAATTAATCAGTGGAAAGATGTCAATGAAATCCATCTTTGGtaagaaaaaattaaagaaagatgGAACTGAAGAAAAaattatcacacttcctcctgttgatgttctacaaagagaagaacgAAGATCGTGGATCAGATATTCTGCTTTAGATGCAGTGAATACATTAAAACTTTTTAATCGCTTAAAAGAAAAACTTATGCATGTACCATGGTTTTTGAAAGACAGTATACAAGGAACAATGTATAACTTCTATGAAAAGTGCTGGCGCCCTTTTGGTGTTCTATTAGTAAAGATGGAATCTGAAGGAATTCTGGTCGATAAAGTCCATCTATCAAAGATTGAAAAGCTCGCTGTTGGTGATAAGCAAATAGTTGCAGATAAATTCAGACGGTGGGCATCCAAGTACTGTGAGGATGCCAAGTATATGAATGTGGGAAGTAATACTCAAATAAGGCAGCTGCTATTTGATGACACATCGAGGAg AGGTCGAATTGAGATGAATTTTGAGTTAAAGCCATTGTCGAAGTTATTTAAGGTCCTTAATACTGAGAAAATATTTGAAGAAGGGAAGAAGGCTCCTCTCAAGTATCGTACAATTCATTTACATAAGATTTGTGAAG AAACATCCCCAGCAATCAGATTTATTGGATCGATAATGCATGTAGTGATGGGTATGTCACTGAAGAAGGGATAA
- the LOC122032033 gene encoding DNA polymerase I A, chloroplastic-like isoform X2 has protein sequence MHLARLFDSSRTTDGGYSLEALTSDPKIMSQGNSDDDVELISGKMSMKSIFGKKKLKKDGTEEKIITLPPVDVLQREERRSWIRYSALDAVNTLKLFNRLKEKLMHVPWFLKDSIQGTMYNFYEKCWRPFGVLLVKMESEGILVDKVHLSKIEKLAVGDKQIVADKFRRWASKYCEDAKYMNVGSNTQIRQLLFDDTSRRGRIEMNFELKPLSKLFKVLNTEKIFEEGKKAPLKYRTIHLHKICEGLQTDMYTASRFPSLSADALKVFARNIPSNQIYWIDNACSDGYVTEEGIMDDHKLSDIGTDYEDCSYGTAFEAFGGGNKGRELPWGR, from the exons ATGCATCTTGCACGACTTTTTGATTCTTCTAGGACAACTGATGGGGGTTATTCACTTGAAGCACTTACAAGTGACCCAAAGATCATGTCTCAAGGAAACTCAGATGATGATGTTGAATTAATCAGTGGAAAGATGTCAATGAAATCCATCTTTGGtaagaaaaaattaaagaaagatgGAACTGAAGAAAAaattatcacacttcctcctgttgatgttctacaaagagaagaacgAAGATCGTGGATCAGATATTCTGCTTTAGATGCAGTGAATACATTAAAACTTTTTAATCGCTTAAAAGAAAAACTTATGCATGTACCATGGTTTTTGAAAGACAGTATACAAGGAACAATGTATAACTTCTATGAAAAGTGCTGGCGCCCTTTTGGTGTTCTATTAGTAAAGATGGAATCTGAAGGAATTCTGGTCGATAAAGTCCATCTATCAAAGATTGAAAAGCTCGCTGTTGGTGATAAGCAAATAGTTGCAGATAAATTCAGACGGTGGGCATCCAAGTACTGTGAGGATGCCAAGTATATGAATGTGGGAAGTAATACTCAAATAAGGCAGCTGCTATTTGATGACACATCGAGGAg AGGTCGAATTGAGATGAATTTTGAGTTAAAGCCATTGTCGAAGTTATTTAAGGTCCTTAATACTGAGAAAATATTTGAAGAAGGGAAGAAGGCTCCTCTCAAGTATCGTACAATTCATTTACATAAGATTTGTGAAGGTTTGCAAACCGATATGTATACAGCTAGTAGGTTTCCGTCTTTAAGTGCTGATGCTCTAAAAGTATTTGCTAGAAACATCCCCAGCAATCAGATTTATTGGATCGATAATGCATGTAGTGATGGGTATGTCACTGAAGAAGGGATAATGGACGACCACAAGCTGTCAGATATAGGGACAGATTATGAAGACTGCTCTTATGGTACTGCATTTGAGGCATTTGGAGGAGGCAATAAAGGAAGGGAG CTCCCATGGGGACGATAG
- the LOC122032033 gene encoding DNA polymerase I A, chloroplastic/mitochondrial-like isoform X5: MHLARLFDSSRTTDGGYSLEALTSDPKIMSQGNSDDDVELISGKMSMKSIFGKKKLKKDGTEEKIITLPPVDVLQREERRSWIRYSALDAVNTLKLFNRLKEKLMHVPWFLKDSIQGTMYNFYEKCWRPFGVLLVKMESEGILVDKVHLSKIEKLAVGDKQIVADKFRRWASKYCEDAKYMNVGSNTQIRQLLFDDTSRRGRIEMNFELKPLSKLFKVLNTEKIFEEGKKAPLKYRTIHLHKICEAIRFIGSIMHVVMGMSLKKG; the protein is encoded by the exons ATGCATCTTGCACGACTTTTTGATTCTTCTAGGACAACTGATGGGGGTTATTCACTTGAAGCACTTACAAGTGACCCAAAGATCATGTCTCAAGGAAACTCAGATGATGATGTTGAATTAATCAGTGGAAAGATGTCAATGAAATCCATCTTTGGtaagaaaaaattaaagaaagatgGAACTGAAGAAAAaattatcacacttcctcctgttgatgttctacaaagagaagaacgAAGATCGTGGATCAGATATTCTGCTTTAGATGCAGTGAATACATTAAAACTTTTTAATCGCTTAAAAGAAAAACTTATGCATGTACCATGGTTTTTGAAAGACAGTATACAAGGAACAATGTATAACTTCTATGAAAAGTGCTGGCGCCCTTTTGGTGTTCTATTAGTAAAGATGGAATCTGAAGGAATTCTGGTCGATAAAGTCCATCTATCAAAGATTGAAAAGCTCGCTGTTGGTGATAAGCAAATAGTTGCAGATAAATTCAGACGGTGGGCATCCAAGTACTGTGAGGATGCCAAGTATATGAATGTGGGAAGTAATACTCAAATAAGGCAGCTGCTATTTGATGACACATCGAGGAg AGGTCGAATTGAGATGAATTTTGAGTTAAAGCCATTGTCGAAGTTATTTAAGGTCCTTAATACTGAGAAAATATTTGAAGAAGGGAAGAAGGCTCCTCTCAAGTATCGTACAATTCATTTACATAAGATTTGTGAAG CAATCAGATTTATTGGATCGATAATGCATGTAGTGATGGGTATGTCACTGAAGAAGGGATAA
- the LOC122032033 gene encoding DNA polymerase I A, chloroplastic-like isoform X3 yields the protein MHLARLFDSSRTTDGGYSLEALTSDPKIMSQGNSDDDVELISGKMSMKSIFGKKKLKKDGTEEKIITLPPVDVLQREERRSWIRYSALDAVNTLKLFNRLKEKLMHVPWFLKDSIQGTMYNFYEKCWRPFGVLLVKMESEGILVDKVHLSKIEKLAVGDKQIVADKFRRWASKYCEDAKYMNVGSNTQIRQLLFDDTSRRGRIEMNFELKPLSKLFKVLNTEKIFEEGKKAPLKYRTIHLHKICEVFARNIPSNQIYWIDNACSDGYVTEEGIMDDHKLSDIGTDYEDCSYGTAFEAFGGGNKGREACEAIAALCETSAIDSLITNFIIH from the exons ATGCATCTTGCACGACTTTTTGATTCTTCTAGGACAACTGATGGGGGTTATTCACTTGAAGCACTTACAAGTGACCCAAAGATCATGTCTCAAGGAAACTCAGATGATGATGTTGAATTAATCAGTGGAAAGATGTCAATGAAATCCATCTTTGGtaagaaaaaattaaagaaagatgGAACTGAAGAAAAaattatcacacttcctcctgttgatgttctacaaagagaagaacgAAGATCGTGGATCAGATATTCTGCTTTAGATGCAGTGAATACATTAAAACTTTTTAATCGCTTAAAAGAAAAACTTATGCATGTACCATGGTTTTTGAAAGACAGTATACAAGGAACAATGTATAACTTCTATGAAAAGTGCTGGCGCCCTTTTGGTGTTCTATTAGTAAAGATGGAATCTGAAGGAATTCTGGTCGATAAAGTCCATCTATCAAAGATTGAAAAGCTCGCTGTTGGTGATAAGCAAATAGTTGCAGATAAATTCAGACGGTGGGCATCCAAGTACTGTGAGGATGCCAAGTATATGAATGTGGGAAGTAATACTCAAATAAGGCAGCTGCTATTTGATGACACATCGAGGAg AGGTCGAATTGAGATGAATTTTGAGTTAAAGCCATTGTCGAAGTTATTTAAGGTCCTTAATACTGAGAAAATATTTGAAGAAGGGAAGAAGGCTCCTCTCAAGTATCGTACAATTCATTTACATAAGATTTGTGAAG TATTTGCTAGAAACATCCCCAGCAATCAGATTTATTGGATCGATAATGCATGTAGTGATGGGTATGTCACTGAAGAAGGGATAATGGACGACCACAAGCTGTCAGATATAGGGACAGATTATGAAGACTGCTCTTATGGTACTGCATTTGAGGCATTTGGAGGAGGCAATAAAGGAAGGGAGGCCTGTGAAGCTATTGCTGCTCTTTGTGAAACTTCTGCCATTGATTCACTGATAACAAATTTCATTATTCACTAA
- the LOC122032033 gene encoding DNA polymerase I A, chloroplastic-like isoform X1, which yields MHLARLFDSSRTTDGGYSLEALTSDPKIMSQGNSDDDVELISGKMSMKSIFGKKKLKKDGTEEKIITLPPVDVLQREERRSWIRYSALDAVNTLKLFNRLKEKLMHVPWFLKDSIQGTMYNFYEKCWRPFGVLLVKMESEGILVDKVHLSKIEKLAVGDKQIVADKFRRWASKYCEDAKYMNVGSNTQIRQLLFDDTSRRGRIEMNFELKPLSKLFKVLNTEKIFEEGKKAPLKYRTIHLHKICEGLQTDMYTASRFPSLSADALKVFARNIPSNQIYWIDNACSDGYVTEEGIMDDHKLSDIGTDYEDCSYGTAFEAFGGGNKGREACEAIAALCETSAIDSLITNFIIH from the exons ATGCATCTTGCACGACTTTTTGATTCTTCTAGGACAACTGATGGGGGTTATTCACTTGAAGCACTTACAAGTGACCCAAAGATCATGTCTCAAGGAAACTCAGATGATGATGTTGAATTAATCAGTGGAAAGATGTCAATGAAATCCATCTTTGGtaagaaaaaattaaagaaagatgGAACTGAAGAAAAaattatcacacttcctcctgttgatgttctacaaagagaagaacgAAGATCGTGGATCAGATATTCTGCTTTAGATGCAGTGAATACATTAAAACTTTTTAATCGCTTAAAAGAAAAACTTATGCATGTACCATGGTTTTTGAAAGACAGTATACAAGGAACAATGTATAACTTCTATGAAAAGTGCTGGCGCCCTTTTGGTGTTCTATTAGTAAAGATGGAATCTGAAGGAATTCTGGTCGATAAAGTCCATCTATCAAAGATTGAAAAGCTCGCTGTTGGTGATAAGCAAATAGTTGCAGATAAATTCAGACGGTGGGCATCCAAGTACTGTGAGGATGCCAAGTATATGAATGTGGGAAGTAATACTCAAATAAGGCAGCTGCTATTTGATGACACATCGAGGAg AGGTCGAATTGAGATGAATTTTGAGTTAAAGCCATTGTCGAAGTTATTTAAGGTCCTTAATACTGAGAAAATATTTGAAGAAGGGAAGAAGGCTCCTCTCAAGTATCGTACAATTCATTTACATAAGATTTGTGAAGGTTTGCAAACCGATATGTATACAGCTAGTAGGTTTCCGTCTTTAAGTGCTGATGCTCTAAAAGTATTTGCTAGAAACATCCCCAGCAATCAGATTTATTGGATCGATAATGCATGTAGTGATGGGTATGTCACTGAAGAAGGGATAATGGACGACCACAAGCTGTCAGATATAGGGACAGATTATGAAGACTGCTCTTATGGTACTGCATTTGAGGCATTTGGAGGAGGCAATAAAGGAAGGGAGGCCTGTGAAGCTATTGCTGCTCTTTGTGAAACTTCTGCCATTGATTCACTGATAACAAATTTCATTATTCACTAA